In Canis lupus familiaris isolate Mischka breed German Shepherd chromosome 9, alternate assembly UU_Cfam_GSD_1.0, whole genome shotgun sequence, a single window of DNA contains:
- the RSKR gene encoding ribosomal protein S6 kinase-related protein isoform X8, producing the protein MGTVSCRQGQHAPVAASHKQGGNIQGAWVRGWKSLWSGVGTTRSGLEELWGLRRHQCLHQEPPELAPLLIEKPLSEWPVPQFVNLFLPEFPIRPLRGHHQLKILGLVAKGSFGTVLKVLDCGQKAVFAVKVGIQVVPKVKVLQRDILRQCKEEVSIQRQIKHPFVHSLGDSWQGKRHLFINFWYFAVCSYCSTDLYSLWSSVGCFAEASIRLFAAELVLVLCYLHDLGIIHRDVKMENILLDEQGHLKLTDFGLSRHLPQGARAYTICGTLQYMAPEVLSGGPYNHAADWWSLGVLLFSLATGKFPVAAERDHVAMLSSVTYYDSEIPSSLNQGLSLLLHEHFRFDF; encoded by the exons ATGGGAACAGTGAGCTGTCGGCAGGGGCAACATGCCCCGGTGGCTGCTTCTCATAAG CAGGGTGGCAAcatccagggtgcctgggtccGAGGCTGGAAGAGCCTCTGGTCAGGTGTGGGGACTACCAGGTCAGGTCTGGAAGAGTTGTGGGGACTACGGAGACATCAGTGCCTACACCAGGAACCCCCGGAGCTGGCCCCATTGCTAATAGAGAAGCCTCTGTCTGAGTGGCCAGTGCCTCAGTTCGTCAACCTTTTTCTGCCGGAGTTTCCCATTAGGCCCCTGAGGGGGCATCACCAGCTGAAG ATTTTAGGCCTTGTGGCTAAAGGCTCCTTTGGAACAGTCCTCAAAGTGCTAGATTGTGGCCAGAAAGCAGTATTTGCAGTGAAGGTAGGGATCCAG GTGGTGCCCAAGGTAAAGGTCCTACAGAGAGACATCCTGAGGCAATGCAAAGAGGAAGTTAGCATCCAG CGACAGATCAAGCATCCTTTTGTACACAGTTTGGGGGACAGCTGGCAGGGAAAACGGCACCTCTTCATTA ACTTCTGGTACTTTGCAGTGTGCAGCTACTGCAGTACAGATCTGTACTCCCTCTGGTCCTCTGTTGGCTGCTTTGCTGAGGCTTCCATCCGCCTCTTTGCTGCTGAACTGGTTCTGGTGCTGT GTTACCTCCATGACTTGGGCATTATCCATCGAGATGTGAAG ATGGAGAATATCCTTCTGGATGAACAAG GCCATCTGAAACTGACAGATTTTGGTCTGTCTCGCCACCTACCCCAGGGAGCCCGAGCCTATACTATTTGTGGCACTCTTCAGTACATGG CCCCAGAGGTCCTGAGTGGAGGGCCTTACAACCATGCTGCTGATTGGTGGTCCCTGGGtgtcttgcttttctctctggcaACTGGGAAG TTCCCAGTGGCTGCAGAGAGAGATCATGTGGCCATGTTGTCAAGTGTGACCTACTATGATTCTGAGATCCCATCTTCTCTTAACCAGGGGCTCTCACTCCTGCTCCATGAG CACTTCAGATTTGACTTCTGA